GCAACGCTCGCCCTGAACGGACGAGGACGTCCGTTCCCACGTGAGTAGTGGGAGTTGTCGCAACTGGACAGGCAGGATTCCCTGTGCTGCACGAATTTGTATGGATTGGACGAGCCGGCGCATCACGGCGATTCTGGAGAATGCGTTGCTGGAGGACAAGGCGACGCAGGATGCGACCACTGCCGTCTCCATCGAGCCGCAGCAGTTGGGGCTAGGGCGGATCATGGTCCGGCAGGATTGCGTGCTGGCGGGCCTGGGCGCGGTCTCGCGCATTCTTGATGTCTACGCCAATCTCGATCACAACGTAGTGGGGCATGCGGAGGTCATCAGCCATCCGGAGGTCTTCGACGGGGTGCGTCTGCACAAAGGGCAGGTAGTAGCTACCATTCGCCACAATGCGCGCGTGATTCTCTCCTGCGAGCGCGTGATTCTGAATCTGCTGCAGCGGTTGAGCGGCATCGCTAGCATGACGCGTCATTTTGTGGACGCGGTCAGCGGGACGAAAGCCAAGATCCTGGATACGCGCAAGACGGTAATGGGGCTGCGAGTGCTGGATAAGTATGCGGTGCGCTGCGGAGGCGGGCAGAATCACCGTCTG
The Terriglobales bacterium genome window above contains:
- the nadC gene encoding carboxylating nicotinate-nucleotide diphosphorylase, with the translated sequence MDWTSRRITAILENALLEDKATQDATTAVSIEPQQLGLGRIMVRQDCVLAGLGAVSRILDVYANLDHNVVGHAEVISHPEVFDGVRLHKGQVVATIRHNARVILSCERVILNLLQRLSGIASMTRHFVDAVSGTKAKILDTRKTVMGLRVLDKYAVRCGGGQNHRLDLSDGILIKNNHIALAGGIVPALERARRNRRGVQVIEIEVRNLSELEQALQHGAEAILLDNMPPEEVRLAVDRVSHHSRRLPLECSGGITLENVRAYAETGIDFISVGALTHSPQAVDMNLRVQPV